From Anaerohalosphaera lusitana, one genomic window encodes:
- the bioA gene encoding adenosylmethionine--8-amino-7-oxononanoate transaminase has translation MMNESTKKLLETDRKHLWYPFTQMKDWLEDEPVIIESGDGFYLVDTEGRRYIDGVSSLWCNVHGHRVKEIDDAVKGQLGKIAHSTMLGLGQEKAIELAGRLAEISPEGLERVFYSDSGATSVEIAIKMAYQYWRNQGDTKRTKFIALGDAYHGDTIGSVSVGGIGLFHGIFRSLLFETYYVDSPFVYRYEGTEDECRAHGLEQMEALLKNNEGQIAGIVVEPLVQGAAGILVHPEGFLKGVEELARKYGVLLIVDEVATGFGKTGRMFACEKEDVRPDFMCMAKGISGGYLPLAATVTTEKVFEAFLGEPDEHKTFYHGHTYTGNALGCAAAIASLDLFEKNDVLASLDAKIAKMEEWAVKIRELPFVGDARHVGLFGGIELVRDKESKEEFDYEQMVARKLILSMRDKGLMVRNLGNVVVLMPPVGMSVELLDEMMSIIYDSIRDELPGIVESA, from the coding sequence ATTATGAATGAGTCTACGAAAAAATTATTAGAAACGGATCGTAAGCATCTCTGGTACCCTTTTACGCAGATGAAGGACTGGCTGGAAGATGAGCCGGTGATCATCGAGTCGGGTGACGGATTTTACCTGGTGGATACCGAGGGCAGGCGATATATCGACGGGGTCAGTTCGCTTTGGTGCAATGTGCACGGGCATCGGGTGAAGGAGATCGACGATGCTGTGAAGGGGCAGTTGGGCAAGATCGCGCACAGTACGATGCTGGGGCTTGGTCAGGAGAAGGCGATCGAGCTGGCGGGTCGGCTGGCGGAAATCTCGCCGGAGGGCCTTGAGCGGGTTTTTTATTCGGACAGCGGGGCGACGAGCGTCGAGATCGCGATAAAGATGGCGTATCAGTACTGGCGGAACCAGGGTGATACTAAGCGGACGAAGTTTATTGCGCTTGGCGATGCGTATCACGGTGATACGATCGGGTCGGTCAGTGTCGGGGGGATCGGGCTGTTTCACGGGATATTCAGGTCGCTGCTGTTTGAGACGTATTATGTGGACAGTCCGTTCGTGTACCGGTATGAGGGGACGGAGGATGAATGCCGGGCGCACGGTTTAGAGCAGATGGAAGCGCTGTTGAAGAATAACGAGGGGCAGATCGCGGGGATCGTGGTTGAGCCTCTGGTTCAGGGTGCGGCGGGGATACTGGTGCATCCTGAGGGATTTTTGAAGGGCGTCGAGGAGCTTGCTCGGAAGTACGGGGTGCTGCTGATCGTTGATGAGGTGGCGACGGGGTTCGGCAAGACGGGGAGGATGTTCGCGTGTGAGAAGGAGGATGTTCGGCCGGACTTTATGTGCATGGCGAAGGGTATAAGCGGGGGGTATCTGCCGCTGGCCGCGACGGTTACGACGGAGAAGGTTTTTGAGGCGTTCCTGGGTGAGCCGGACGAGCACAAGACATTTTATCATGGGCATACGTATACCGGCAATGCGCTGGGTTGTGCGGCTGCGATAGCGTCGCTGGATCTGTTCGAGAAGAACGATGTACTGGCGTCGCTGGATGCGAAGATCGCGAAGATGGAGGAGTGGGCGGTTAAGATTCGCGAGCTGCCATTTGTGGGGGATGCGAGGCATGTTGGGCTGTTCGGCGGTATCGAGCTGGTGCGGGACAAGGAGAGCAAGGAAGAATTCGATTACGAGCAGATGGTCGCGCGGAAGCTGATCCTTTCGATGCGGGACAAGGGGCTGATGGTTCGCAACCTCGGTAATGTTGTCGTGCTGATGCCGCCAGTGGGGATGAGCGTCGAGCTGCTCGATGAGATGATGAGTATTATTTATGATTCGATCCGGGACGAGCTGCCCGGTATTGTGGAGAGTGCGTAA
- the bioD gene encoding dethiobiotin synthase, producing the protein MAEELRLPSAKGFFVTGTDTGIGKTLVGGGIAKILRDAGKRVGVFKPVATGCQYHDEGLVNEDPEFLRRHSGSEHRLDTICPVGYVLPAAPCVSAEHENRPVDFQAMAKAYEKVVAESDAVIVEGAGGIRVPVDAGVDMLGLAKWFGLPVVIVARPDLGTINHTLLTVDCIRGAGLEVAGVVISGYDAFDSSIAEEQAAVVIEEWGDVPVLSVVPKDEDSDVASGKLGELTVEALGDADWAGMLG; encoded by the coding sequence ATGGCTGAGGAACTGAGGCTGCCGAGTGCGAAGGGATTTTTTGTTACCGGGACCGATACGGGTATCGGCAAGACGCTTGTGGGGGGCGGGATCGCGAAGATCTTGCGTGATGCGGGCAAGCGGGTCGGTGTATTCAAGCCGGTCGCGACGGGATGTCAATACCATGACGAGGGGCTGGTGAACGAGGATCCGGAATTTTTGCGGAGGCACAGCGGTAGTGAGCATCGGCTGGATACGATATGTCCGGTGGGGTATGTTTTGCCGGCGGCGCCGTGCGTGAGTGCGGAGCATGAAAATCGGCCGGTGGATTTTCAGGCGATGGCGAAGGCGTATGAGAAGGTTGTTGCGGAGAGTGATGCGGTGATCGTCGAAGGCGCGGGCGGAATCCGGGTGCCTGTCGATGCGGGGGTGGATATGCTGGGGCTGGCGAAGTGGTTCGGGCTGCCTGTGGTGATCGTGGCGAGGCCTGATCTGGGGACGATCAATCATACGCTGCTGACGGTGGACTGCATTCGCGGTGCGGGGCTCGAGGTTGCGGGTGTGGTTATCAGCGGGTATGACGCGTTCGATTCGAGTATTGCAGAGGAGCAGGCGGCTGTGGTTATCGAGGAATGGGGCGATGTGCCTGTTTTGAGCGTTGTGCCGAAGGACGAGGACAGTGATGTGGCTAGCGGGAAGCTCGGGGAGCTGACGGTCGAGGCGCTGGGTGATGCGGACTGGGCGGGGATGCTGGGGTAA
- a CDS encoding Ig-like domain-containing protein, which yields MGRRYSVLTAVVMIAGMFLAGSAAEASFPDGLTQKVTHEGETITLDLVRESVRGKNFEVLVQKADGSFEKREVSAPRTYVGMVKEDPGAFAAGILRSDGQFKGKVYFSRGQTWFTLGDKVVGNRGLREPNFKMPSMSSVVPGTAGSKSYIFDVAVDADWRYFNRVGSVEKCVEMIEFSFVNVRIIYLRDTLLMPAIGRVLIRAEKEQCPYQGTNGTKILPIVRKEWNEKYKDVERDLVACVTPAIGGGVAWVGVVGTGNGYSVNGVAGDNSFDVVWRHELGHNWAVHDHHANSCEGPTLNCGNAYGRFSGAEVQSVFKHRDNKLNLLEKAGVYDTINMPPYAALDVIEESEEGYKLIVDVIANDHDANGHAVSLEGCDGESVKGGKIEIVEGSSGSREVVYTAPEKGLAGMDHFFYTVKDETGKIARGVVFVKGLKEESETAKKDGGGKEEGA from the coding sequence ATGGGTAGACGGTATTCAGTTTTGACGGCGGTTGTGATGATTGCGGGGATGTTTCTGGCTGGTTCTGCTGCGGAGGCTTCGTTTCCGGATGGGTTGACGCAGAAGGTTACGCACGAGGGGGAGACGATCACGCTAGATCTGGTGCGTGAGAGTGTGCGGGGCAAGAATTTCGAGGTGCTGGTGCAGAAGGCTGACGGCAGTTTCGAGAAGCGTGAGGTGTCCGCGCCTCGGACGTATGTGGGTATGGTGAAGGAGGACCCGGGGGCGTTTGCTGCGGGGATCCTGCGGTCGGATGGTCAGTTCAAGGGCAAAGTCTATTTTTCGCGTGGGCAGACATGGTTTACTCTGGGGGATAAGGTGGTCGGCAATCGCGGTCTGAGGGAGCCGAATTTCAAGATGCCCAGCATGAGCAGCGTTGTGCCGGGGACGGCGGGCAGCAAGAGTTATATTTTCGATGTGGCTGTGGATGCTGACTGGCGGTATTTCAATCGCGTGGGCAGTGTCGAGAAGTGTGTGGAGATGATCGAATTTTCGTTCGTCAACGTGCGGATCATTTATCTGCGGGATACGCTGTTGATGCCTGCGATCGGGCGGGTGCTGATACGTGCTGAGAAGGAGCAGTGTCCTTACCAGGGGACCAACGGGACGAAGATCCTGCCGATCGTTCGCAAGGAGTGGAACGAGAAGTATAAGGACGTCGAGCGGGATCTGGTAGCGTGTGTGACGCCTGCGATCGGCGGCGGTGTCGCGTGGGTCGGTGTTGTCGGGACGGGCAACGGTTATTCGGTCAACGGTGTGGCGGGCGATAATTCGTTCGATGTTGTGTGGAGGCATGAGCTGGGGCACAACTGGGCGGTGCACGATCACCATGCGAACAGTTGCGAGGGGCCGACGCTTAACTGCGGGAACGCATACGGTCGGTTCAGCGGGGCGGAGGTTCAGTCGGTGTTCAAGCACAGGGATAATAAGCTGAATTTGTTGGAGAAGGCGGGCGTTTACGACACGATCAATATGCCGCCTTACGCAGCGCTGGACGTTATCGAGGAGTCGGAAGAGGGTTACAAGCTGATCGTGGATGTGATCGCGAATGATCATGATGCGAACGGGCATGCGGTTTCGCTGGAGGGCTGTGACGGTGAGTCGGTAAAGGGCGGCAAGATCGAGATCGTCGAAGGCAGCAGCGGGAGCAGGGAGGTTGTTTATACGGCTCCTGAGAAGGGTCTTGCGGGGATGGACCACTTCTTCTATACGGTCAAGGATGAGACGGGCAAGATCGCGAGGGGGGTCGTTTTCGTGAAGGGCCTGAAGGAGGAGAGTGAGACGGCGAAGAAGGATGGCGGCGGTAAGGAGGAAGGGGCTTAG
- a CDS encoding protein-L-isoaspartate(D-aspartate) O-methyltransferase produces MVSINAKAKHAVERRKMVQHQLAARGINDPAVLEAFEDIPREIFLPPQYESQAYHDNPVPIGSGQTISQPYIVALMTEKLQLDKNCDVLELGTGSGYQTAILATIARRVYTIERYNQLSETAQANIAHLDLPNIEYCIGDGSKGWPEHRRFDRIIATAAMPKIPQPLIDQLKPDGLIIAPVGTMTAQELILARKTDQGLKTHQITPVRFVPLLGEYSFNE; encoded by the coding sequence ATGGTTTCCATCAACGCAAAAGCCAAACACGCCGTCGAACGTCGCAAAATGGTCCAGCACCAGCTCGCAGCACGCGGAATAAACGACCCCGCCGTTCTCGAAGCGTTCGAGGACATCCCGCGCGAGATATTCCTGCCGCCGCAGTACGAATCCCAGGCCTACCACGACAACCCCGTCCCCATCGGCTCAGGCCAGACCATAAGCCAGCCATACATCGTCGCCCTCATGACCGAAAAACTCCAGCTCGACAAAAACTGCGACGTCCTCGAACTCGGCACAGGCTCCGGCTACCAGACCGCGATCCTCGCAACCATCGCACGCCGCGTCTACACCATCGAACGATACAACCAGCTCTCCGAAACCGCCCAGGCCAACATCGCCCACCTCGACCTGCCCAACATCGAATACTGCATCGGCGACGGCTCAAAAGGCTGGCCCGAACACCGCCGGTTCGACCGCATAATCGCAACCGCCGCAATGCCGAAGATCCCCCAGCCGCTCATCGACCAGCTAAAACCCGACGGCCTCATCATCGCACCTGTCGGCACAATGACCGCACAGGAACTCATCCTCGCCCGAAAAACCGACCAGGGTCTCAAAACCCACCAAATAACCCCAGTCCGCTTCGTCCCCCTCCTCGGCGAATACTCCTTCAACGAATAA